Proteins encoded within one genomic window of Setaria italica strain Yugu1 chromosome IV, Setaria_italica_v2.0, whole genome shotgun sequence:
- the LOC101762458 gene encoding LOW QUALITY PROTEIN: replication protein A 32 kDa subunit C-like (The sequence of the model RefSeq protein was modified relative to this genomic sequence to represent the inferred CDS: inserted 2 bases in 1 codon; deleted 1 base in 1 codon), translating into MAAAASSYFAGPAIMPSQRAAAAPDNSAAASTPSAAKSRDPRFAGCAPATVRHIARSFAAAAAVAGPPAAGDPVVSIDGVDATNVWVXGRVVNMASMEAGVSFTLDDGTGKIALVRWIADQMDAKEAAFVQNGMYLKVQVTLVGFQAKQQGFARSIRPVTNFNEVVLHFIECIHVHLENVRPKMQGLLPRSVQPNASTHEMQGHVPHGVQTNAPAYTPFSGGVREHQVHFSPEVNQGLFPPSTQTNTSTHVPFSGGVRGQQVHSTSRPNQFSAYPGTGGQQRDLQRMVMEVMQQPDILAHENGVHVDEVARRLGMPRAQILATALQLVDLACLYSTIDDYHFRSTLNG; encoded by the exons ATGGCCGCCGCGGCTTCCTCCTACTTCGCGGGCCCGGCCATCATGCCGTcgcagcgcgccgccgcggcgcccgacaactccgccgccgcctccaccccttCCGCGGCCAAG TCGCGCGACCCCCGCTTCGCCGGATGCGCGCCCGCCACCGTCCGCCACATCGCCCgctccttcgccgccgcggcagccgtcgccggt ccgccggcggcgggcgacccCGTCGTCTCCATTGACGGCGTCGACGCCACCAAC GTTTGGGT TGGGAGGGTGGTGAACATGGCGAGCATGGAGGCTGGCGTGTCGTTCACGCTCGACGACGGCACTGGGAAGATCGCGCTCGTGCGGTG GATCGCTGACCAGATGGATGCTAAGGAGGCGGCTTTTGTCCA GAATGGAATGTACCTCAAGGTTCAAGTGACACTTGTTGGGTTTCAAGCTAAGCAGCAGGGTTTTGCTCGTTCTATCAG GCCTGTTACCAATTTCAATGAAGTGGTGCTGCATTTCATCGAGTGTATACATGTGCATTTGGAAAATGTCCGGCCAAAG ATGCAAGGTCTACTCCCTCGCTCTGTTCAACCAAATGCATCTACTCATGAGATGCAAGGTCATGTCCCTCATGGAGTTCAAACAAATGCACCTGCTTATACGCCCTTTTCTGGTGGAGTTAGAGAGCATCAAGTTCATTTTTCTCCTGAAGTAAACCAAGGGCTATTTCCTCCGTCTACTCAAACAAACACATCTACTCATGTACCTTTTTCTGGTGGAGTGAGAGGACAGCAAGTTCATTCTACTTCTCGACCCAACCAA tTTTCAGCTTACCCAGGTACTGGTGGACAACAGCGAGATCTGCAGAGAATGGTTATGGAAGTAATGCAACAACCAGATATACT TGCACATGAAAATGGAGTACATGTTGATGAAGTGGCAAGGAGACTTGGAATGCCAAGAGCACAAATTTT GGCCACCGCCCTGCAGCTGGTCGATTTGGCCTGCCTTTATTCCACTATCGACGACTATCATTTCAGGTCTACTTTAAATGGCTGA
- the LOC101781882 gene encoding probable receptor-like serine/threonine-protein kinase At5g57670: MKPLYLRSGGRSFKRLLLSIGHRSPSKPPASPAHDAAAANEEPEPSPRSSRPAWRCFSYDEINRATNGFHEGNLVGRGGSSEVYRGELPGDGRAVAVKRLMGSSACERRERDFLAELGTVGHARHPNVCALLGCCVDRDLYLVFEFSNRGSVAANLHDEASPAMGWAARRGIAVGTARGLEYLHKGCQRRIIHRDIKASNVLLTDDLHPQISDFGLAKWLPSEWTHRAIAPIEGTFGCLAPEYYTHGIVDEKTDVFAFGVFLLELVTGRKPVDGSHRSLLSWARPLLADGKIDPLVDPRLGGDYDGEEAKRVAFVAALCIRAPATWRPSMTEVLELLEGGEIRQDRWAMPEVAADDEEPWWLDDLDDEEEEEDEDEEFNTPSPSSSSSTTSN; this comes from the exons ATGAAGCCGCTGTACCTGCGGAGCGGTGGCCGGAGCTTCAAGAGGCTGCTCCTCTCCATCGGCCACCGGTCACCGTCCAAgccgcccgcgtcgccggccCACGACGCCGCCGCTGCAAACGAAGAGCCGGAGCCGTCCCCGCGCAGCAGCAGGCCCGCGTGGCGCTGCTTCTCCTACGACGAGATCAACCGCGCCACGAACGGCTTCCACGAGGGCAACCTCGTGGGCCGGGGCGGGTCCTCGGAGGTGTACCGCGGAGAGCTCcccggcgacgggcgcgccgtGGCGGTGAAGCGGCTGATGGGATCCTCGGCGTgcgagcggcgggagcgggacTTTTTGGCGGAGCTCGGCACGGTGGGCCACGCGCGCCACCCCAACGTGTGCGCGCTCCTCGGCTGCTGCGTCGACCGCGACCTCTACCTCGTCTTCGAGTTCTCAAACCGCGGCTCCGTCGCCGCCAACCTCCACG ACGAGGCGTCGCCGGCGATggggtgggcggcgcggcgcggcattGCGGTGGGCACGGCGAGGGGGCTCGAGTACCTGCACAAGGGGTGCCAGCGGCGGATCATACACCGGGACATCAAGGCCTCCAACGTCCTGCTCACCGACGACCTCCATCCGCAGATTTCTGATTTCGGGCTCGCCAAGTGGCTGCCGTCGGAGTGGACGCACCGGGCGATCGCGCCCATCGAAGGAACCTTCGG GTGCCTGGCGCCGGAGTACTACACGCACGGCATCGTGGACGAGAAGACGGACGTGTTCGCGTTCGGCGTCTTCCTCCTCGAGCTCGTCACCGGCCGGAAGCCGGTGGACGGCAGCCACCGGAGCCTCCTCAGCTGG GCCCGGCCGCTGCTTGCCGACGGCAAGATCGACCCCCTGGTGGACCCGAGGCTCGGCGGCGACTACGACGGCGAGGAGGCTAAGCGGGTGGCGTTCGTGGCGGCGCTGTGCATCcgggcgccggcgacgtggcGGCCGTCCATGACCGAG GTGCTGGAGCTGTTGGAAGGCGGCGAGATCCGGCAAGACCGGTGGGCGATGCCCGAGgtggcggccgacgacgaggagcCCTGGTGGTTAGACGACcttgacgacgaggaggaggaggaagacgaggacgaggagttCAACACCCCGtccccttcttcatcttcatcaactACGAGCAATTAG